A DNA window from Holosporales bacterium contains the following coding sequences:
- the dnaG gene encoding DNA primase — MTGLFYSQDFLDALRDRATISQLFSQKTTVKRHGRDVFAICPFHQEKTPSCKVDDGKGFFYCFGCGASGDAIEFVRKAENLSFQEAIEKLATQFGMELPTLQTDKANSHIKKAYSLIEHVAVWYHNNLKSKAGERAMEYLLGRGVSEELINKFRLGYAPMSRDLTFRHLKALEPDTKLLQDFGPITQNLRDRFSGRIIFPIEDDKGRVVGFGGRVFEDEDRPSAKYINSQESPLFHKKLLLYNLYNARQMSQDSPLILCEGYMDVLALYKANIGRVVAPLGTAISEEQIISCWKICQEPTIMLDGDNAGIRAAERLMERIVPYLRSGCSLKFCMLPKDEDPDSLVASGKTSLISNLIKEPKSILEMLWSTHVSKIAKHTPESAASLKRSLRSTIGKIVDADLRQTYGKAMAALLKDYTDTVIRNTIRPAKIQRLNIGNKLKQQDKSDLAAKILVATILNHPHLLGRIEQQFLELIANRSDLSSLGDAVLSLCQSGSCSREQLLAGLAERGHDLSWLGEDLYKHAGFARDTADDDAAYDGWISVWETSFIKKNVNEEAKFLANKLKTSFSESDWIRLQALKSSALKDKMEE; from the coding sequence ATGACGGGTCTTTTTTATTCTCAAGACTTCCTGGACGCCTTGCGCGACCGAGCGACAATCTCGCAATTATTCTCACAGAAAACAACCGTAAAAAGACACGGGCGAGATGTGTTCGCCATATGTCCGTTTCATCAGGAAAAGACTCCGTCTTGTAAGGTTGATGACGGGAAGGGTTTTTTCTATTGCTTTGGGTGTGGAGCTTCTGGCGATGCGATAGAATTTGTTCGCAAAGCCGAAAACCTTTCATTCCAAGAAGCTATAGAGAAGCTGGCAACACAGTTCGGGATGGAGCTGCCAACTCTGCAGACAGACAAAGCTAACTCGCATATCAAAAAAGCATATTCACTGATCGAACACGTGGCCGTTTGGTATCACAACAATCTTAAATCCAAGGCCGGCGAGCGAGCGATGGAATATTTGCTAGGCAGAGGGGTTTCGGAAGAGCTTATTAACAAATTCCGTTTGGGTTATGCGCCGATGTCACGCGATCTGACGTTTAGGCATCTTAAAGCCCTTGAGCCAGATACTAAGCTGCTGCAGGATTTTGGTCCAATTACCCAAAACTTAAGGGACAGATTCAGCGGACGCATCATCTTCCCCATAGAAGACGATAAAGGCAGAGTAGTTGGCTTTGGCGGGCGTGTTTTTGAGGATGAAGATCGTCCAAGCGCAAAGTACATAAATTCGCAAGAATCACCGCTTTTTCATAAAAAATTATTACTTTACAACTTATATAATGCTAGGCAGATGTCGCAAGACTCTCCGCTTATTCTATGCGAAGGATATATGGATGTTTTGGCGCTTTATAAGGCCAATATAGGCCGAGTAGTTGCCCCTTTGGGGACCGCAATCAGTGAAGAACAGATCATAAGCTGCTGGAAAATCTGCCAAGAGCCCACCATCATGCTGGACGGCGATAATGCCGGAATAAGGGCGGCAGAGCGCTTGATGGAAAGGATTGTTCCTTATTTGCGCTCGGGTTGTTCGCTGAAGTTTTGCATGCTGCCAAAAGATGAAGATCCGGATTCGCTGGTAGCATCAGGAAAAACCAGCCTGATCTCAAATCTGATAAAAGAGCCCAAAAGCATCCTGGAAATGCTGTGGTCAACGCATGTGTCAAAGATCGCAAAGCACACCCCGGAAAGCGCGGCCAGCCTGAAACGCAGCCTACGCAGCACAATTGGTAAGATAGTTGACGCAGACCTGAGGCAAACTTACGGCAAGGCTATGGCGGCTTTGCTTAAGGATTATACTGATACCGTTATACGCAATACGATTAGGCCTGCGAAAATTCAGCGCCTAAACATTGGAAATAAGCTGAAACAGCAGGATAAATCAGACCTGGCGGCGAAAATACTTGTTGCAACAATCTTGAATCATCCGCATTTATTAGGTAGAATAGAACAACAGTTTTTGGAGCTTATCGCCAATCGCTCAGACCTTAGTAGTCTTGGGGACGCTGTGCTATCTTTATGTCAGTCGGGCAGCTGTTCACGCGAACAGTTATTGGCGGGATTAGCCGAGCGCGGACATGACCTAAGTTGGTTGGGGGAAGATCTTTATAAACATGCTGGATTTGCCAGAGATACAGCAGATGATGACGCGGCCTATGACGGCTGGATAAGCGTATGGGAGACTTCGTTCATCAAAAAGAATGTAAATGAAGAGGCTAAGTTTTTGGCGAACAAGCTGAAGACCAGTTTCTCTGAATCTGATTGGATCAGGTTGCAAGCGCTAAAAAGCAGCGCACTTAAGGATAAAATGGAGGAATAA